The Kribbella sp. HUAS MG21 genome includes the window GCGAGGCCGGCCAGGTCCGCATTGGCCGAGCTGTCCGCCCGCCGGTTCGTCACGATGATCTCGCTCACGTCGTACTCCTGTCGATGTGCAGGCAGGCAAGCCCTGTCATGTCCAGCCAGGAGCTGTCACCGACGACGACGAGCCGAATCAGCACGTGGTCGCACGAGGCACAGCGGAGGACCAAGCCTGGTCCGACGTACATCCGGCAGCGCGCCATCAGCATGCTCGAACCGCAGCCGACACACCGACCGACAGCCATCGTGATGTCGAAGTCGAACAGCTCGGACAGCGGGCCGGCAGCGGCATTGCCGTCGAGATAGGTCAGAGGCACGTGCTGAGTGGGTCCCGCCGACAACACCGGGCAGTCGTGCGTCTCGTACTGGCCGGGCGGGAGGTCGGCGCGGTTGTCGCCGCGGTTGTTCCGACCGGTGAATCCGGCCGAGAAAGTTGGCATCGCGAAGTCCTTCCAGATGGTCCCCCGAAGTGGCTGACCTGCCAGTTCACCATGACGTCGCCCGGTACGGGTTCGCGCCCGGAACAGCCCCTGGCCGTCACCCTGGTCGCCTGCGAACGCCAGGTGGGTCTCCGCGCCCGGGGCATCACCAGTAGTGGACCCCGGTGTCTGCGCGGCGTCGGACAGCCAAGCTGAAGATGGCCGGATCGGAGCAGGCCTACCTGTGGAGGTATCAATGAGCACTGTCTCGCTGCGACTCGAGGTGGTCACGCTGCCGGTCGCCGATGTCGACCGCTCCAAGGAGTTCTACGAATCTCTCGGCTGGCGCCTGGACAACGACCGCGTCGTCGACGGCGCCTTCCGCACGGTGCAGTTCACGCCTCCGCAGTCGCCGGCCTCCATCCAGTTCGGCATCGGTCTGACCGCGGCCGAGCCGGGGTCGGCTGCCCGGCTGATGCTCGTCGTCGACGACATCGAAGCCGCCCGGGCCGACCTCATGAACCGCGGTGTCGAGGTCAGCGGCAGCTACCACTACGAGCGCGTGCCCGGTCGCAGTGGGGAGATCGAGTCGCGGGTGCCGGGCCGCGACCCGGCCGAGCGCTCGTACTTCACCTATGCGTCGTTCAGCGACCCGGACGGCAACGGTTGGCTGCTGCAGGAGATCAAGGCCCGCCTCCCCGGCCGGGAGTGGACGAGCGGTGATCACGGCGTCCCGGCGGCCGAGGTACGACGTGACGCGGCACTGCAGCACGACGCCTTCGAAAGGGTCGCGGCCCCGCGCGCCTGGCTGGACTGGTACGCGAGATACACGCACGAACGCGCGCACGGGAGCACGCCCGACGAGGCTGCCCTGGCCGCTTACCGCTACCTGTCCGAGGAGTTCCGTCCAGCGGCTCAGCCGGGGAACCGCGGGTGATAGTCGCGGCTGACCTGATGGACCTTGTGGTAGCCGAGCGTGCCCAGCACAACAGCGGTGACGACGGCGGTGAGGACGCCGACCAGGGTCCGCACATCCGGTGAGGCCCCTGATGTCTGGCAGATGATCGCGGCCAGCACCCCCGTGACCACCGCATCGACGACGCCGACGACGAGCGGTGAGCCGGACATCCAGTGGGTGACGCCCACCCGGTCACGAAAGGCGTATGTCTGCATCAGGCCGGGCCTGTCGTCGTGGTGGCTCGCGACGAAGTAGTTCTCCAGCTCGGGTGCGAGTTCGACGTACGCGTGCCGGAGCCGATTCATTCCGAGCACCAACCACGCGTCCTCGACGTCTGCCTCGATCAGGCGGAAGAACGTCCCGACGCCGATGAGCAGGACGACCGGCAGGATCAGCATCGCGAACGTCCGGAAGTCCGGTCCGAAGCCGGTCGCGTTGGCGACCAGAGACAGCGCGATCACCGCGGCCGACAGCACCGTCAGGTAGGTACCGGTCCGGCTGAAGATCTCGGTCCACGTCATGCTGCGGGTGGCGAGCAAACTCCAGTGCTCGGTGACCAGGAACTGGACGAGCGGTTTGCTGTTGACGTCGAGACCGTCGAGTGGCGGTCGAACCGGTGGTGGCTGCCTCATCCGATCTCCCATGCTCAGGACCCCGCGCTCATCCCGCGCAGCGCGCCGGTCAGCTGCCGTCGGGCGGTGACACTCAACTTCGTGAAGATCTTCCGGAGATGCCATTCGACGGTCCGTGGACTGATGTAGAGCTCGGAAGCGATCTCGGCGTTGGTCAGGCCGTCTGCCGCGAGCCGAGCGATGTGCAGCTCCTGCGAGGTCAGCTCCTGCTGGGTTTCTGTCTGCCGGCGGACCGTCTCGCCGGTGGCGCCGAGCTCGCGGCGCGCGCGGTCGGCGAAGGCCTCCATCCCCATCTCCGACATGGCGTCGTGCGCGGATCGGAGGTGTTCGCGCGCCTCCAGCCGGCGCCCGGCGCGCCGGAGCCACTCGCCGAACAGCAGGCGCGTCCGCGCCGACTCGGCCCGCAGCTTCGTACGCTCGAGACGGTCGACCGCTTCGCGGTAGAGCTCCTCGGACCGCGGCCCGTCGAGTTGCGCCTCCGAACGCGCGGCGACACCCAGCGCCCAGTCCGTCCCGCTCGTCCGCGCCGACGCGGCGAGTTCCTCAGCGGCCCCGGCGGCCGCGTCGGTATCGCCCGTGCGCGCCGCAGCCTCCACGAGTTCCACCAGGCTCCAGGACCGGACCACCATCTCCTCCGGGTGAGCGGCGCCCGCTCGCGCGGATTCGAGCGCCGCCGGATAGTGCCGGTGACTGTTGCTCAGCATGGCCTTCGCCCAGTGAATCAAGGACACGCTGAGCCCTTCCCCACGCGCGGCTGCGTCACGCTGCGCGGCCACGAGCGTTGCGTGTTCGTCCTGTCCGGTGAAGGCCGCCAGACCGATCGCGCCGTACGGCGTCATCCTCGACTGCGCGAGCTCCGTAGCAACGTCCGCCTCGTGGACGAGAGCAGCGGCCGCCGGTAGGTCGCCGGCGAACAGATCCACGAACCCGCGCGAATGGAGCGCCAGCGGTAGCGCACTGACCGCACCCGCATCGCGTGTGATCCGCAGGTGCCGGACGGCCAGTCGCTCCCACGCCTCGCTGTCCCGCAGATCGATCGCGACCGCCGTCGCCAGCCAAAGGAACCGAACTGCCTCCTGCACCGGGATGTCGTCGCTGTCGTACGCCTGGATCGAGGATCGGAGCATCGGGACCGCGGCGGATTGGCCACCTTCGATGCGCGCCGCGAGTGCACGCAGGAGATCGTCTCCGCGGCGCGGCCGCGACGGCCTCGGCACATCGCGGACCATCAAGGCAACCGCTCGAGCGCCGGGATCCGTGGCGAGGTGGCCGGCGAACCAAGCGGCGGTGAACGCGTCGACGTAGCTGTCGAGGGCGAGCTCGACGTCGAGAGGCTCGAGGCGGCGAGCGGCGTTCACGAGCAGCGGCAGCGCTTCCCGGACCTGGTTGCTCGCCAGGCCGATCTGCGCGCGCAGTACGTCCAGACGGGCGCGCTGGAGTTCGTCGAGCGGTCCGTGTTCGGTCACCGCGAGCAGCTGCGAGGCGGCCTCGAGAGTGCCTGCGTGCATCATCGCCTGGGCAGCGTTCAGCCGGCGCTGCACGCGGTGCGTGGCTTCCGGCGTCAGTACTGCGGCCCGCTCCAGGAACGCCGCGGCCGCTGCCAGTCCGCCCTGAGCCAGCGCGCGATCAGCAGACTGTTCGAGTTGTGCCGCGACGGCCTCGTCGGGCCCGGTCGCCGCGGATGCCAGATGCCAGGCCCGACGATCAGGGTCCGCCAGCGAGTCGGTCGACTCCGCCAGCGCGCGGTGTGCCGCCTGGCGCTCCCCCACGGTGACCGAGCGGTAGGCGACCGAGCGGACCAGAGGATGCCGGAAGCGCACCGTCTCGCGGAGTTCGATCAGGCCTGCGCGCTCGGCCGGGCGGGCAGCGTCCACGCCGAGGCCAAGGCGCTTCGCGGCACGCCACAGCAGGCGAATGTCGCCGATCGGCTCCGCCGCCGCGATCACCAGCAGCAACCGCGACGCATGCGGGAGCAGCTCCAGGCGCCGGCGATACCCCTCCTCCATCCGGCTGGTCAAAGATCCGTGACCGGCCCAGTTCTCAGGCGCCGGACCGAAGCTGAGTTCGGTCGCCGTGAACCACCGCGGCAGCTCGAGAAGCGCCAGTGGGTTGCCGTGGGCCTCCGCCAGGATGCGCTCCCGTACCCGGGCGTCGAGCCGTCCGCGCACTGTCGATTCCAGCATCGCCCGGGCGGCCGGGGCCGACAGCCCTTCGAGCGTCAGGCGCGGAAGGCCGGCCCAGATCCCGGCCGGCTCGCCCTCTCTGACTGTGACGACCAAGGCAACGGAACCGACGCCGGACTGGGAGGTCAGCCGCCGCGCCACGAACGCCAGCGTCCGTGCGGACGCGAGATCGAGCCATTGCGCGTCGTCGACCAAGCACACCAGCGGGCCGTCGGCGACGCTCACGGACAGCAGCGTCGAGATCGCGAGTCCGATCAGGAACTGGTCGGGAGGCATACCCTCGCGCAAGCCGAAGGCTGTCGTCAGCGCGTCCGCCTGCGGCCCCGGGAGCCGGTCGAGCAGCGGCAGTAGGGGCTCGCAGAGCTCGTGGAGTCCCGCGAACGCGAGTTCCATCTGCGACTCGACGCCCGTGACACGCAGCGTGCGACAGTCCACCGCCGCTGCCGCTGCATAGTCGAGCAGCGCGCTCTTGCCGATGCCGGGCGCACCGCCCAGGACGAGAGCTCCGTGTCCACCCAGACGCGCCGACGCGACAAGGCGGTCCAGCTTTTCGCACTCGTCGCGGCGGCCGCGCAGACGCGGCCGCCGACGGCCGCTCTTCAAGGACAGGACCCCCCTTCAAGCACCTCGCTCTACGCTCGCACCCGATTCCGGAACGCGCAATCCCCGGATTCCCGGCGGCGTTCCAGCCTGACCAGCACCAGTATCTCGGCCAGTGCCTGGTACTGGCGCGATCACGTGCACGGTGCGTAATGGTCGTCTCGTCGGCACCTGGCCGGACGCGTCGTGGGCAAGGAATCGGAGGCCTTCGATGAACGCTCTGCAGTTCCACGTCACCGAGATCTCGGACGCTTACTGGAAGGCCTCGTTCGGCAACGGCCCCGTCAATCTGATCGACCTCGACACGATCGAGCAACTCGCCGACCTCGTGAACCGGATCGAGGATGCCCCCGCACTGACGGTCGTGGTCTTCGACAGCCCGAACACGGACTTCTTCATGGCGCACTGGGACATCACTGCCGACCGGGCCGGCCTGGCCGCCATGAAGCCAGGCCCGACAGGTCTGCACCCGTACGTCGACAACCTTGTCCGCCTGAGCAAGGTTCCCGCGGTCACCGTCGCCGCCGTCCGAGGCCGCGCCCGCGGTGCCGGGAGTGAGTTCCTGCTCGCCACCGACATCCGCTTCGCGAGCGAGACAGCGGTCATCGGCCAGGTGGAGGTCGGTCTGGGCGCGGTGCCCGGCGGCGGGGCGATGGCCCGGCTGTCTCGTTTGGTCGGCCGCGCGCGAGCGGCCGAGATCGTATTCGGCGCCGACGATTTCCCGGCGGACCTCGCCGCGATCTACGGGTACGTCAACCGCGTCGTTCCCGACTGCGAGCTCGACGACTTCGTCGATCGCTTCGCCCGCCGCGTCGCGAACTTCGACAAGTCGGTGATCGTCGGCGTCAAAGCATTGCTCGATCTCGCGTCGTTGCCCGCCGACGAGGAATTCGGGCCGGGGATGACTGCCTATCTTCGAACAGCGTGGCGGCCGGCGAACGTCGCGCGGATCCGCCGGCTGCTCGAACTCGGTCTACAGACACCGTCGGGCGTCGAACTCGATCTCGGCCGGGCGGTCGGCGAGACCGAGGTCCCGCAGAACGAGACCCGGTCCGACGGCCGGCCGGCCGGCTGAGAAATCGCGATTGCCCCGCAGCCGGGGTCGGTGCCATTGTGAAATCCTGTGCCGGCTCCGACGTCGCCCCATGCCGAGGCCGAATCTGCCAGCAGAACCGGACGGATTTGGGGGCCTCATGACAGTCAGCTCAGGGTGGCCAGGACTCCGCGGACGACAGTCCGAGTGCGACTCGCTCCTGGCACTGTTGGGCGAAGCTCGTGACGGCCGAAGCCAAGCCATGGTGCTGTCCGGCGAAGCCGGAATCGGCAAGACCGCGCTGCTGAACTACCTGCTGCAGAACGCCGACGGATACCGGGTGACCCGAACAGCGGGTGTCGAGTCCGAGATGGAGCTCGCCTTCGCGAGCTTGCAGCAGCTCTGTGTTCCGTTCACCGACGGGCTGAACCGGTTACCGCCGCCCCAGCGGACGGCTCTCGACACGACGTTCGGCCTGGCGTCGGGTGTTCCGCCCGATCGGTTCGTGGTCGGGCTGGGTGTCCTCAATCTGCTGAGCTACGCGGCCGAGGAGCAGCCGCTGCTGTGTCTCGTCGACGACGCCCAATGGCTCGATCAGGCGTCCGCGCAGACCTTGGAGTTCGTCGCTCGCCGGCTCCGCGCGGAGCCGGTCGCGATCGTCTTCGCGCTGCGTACGACGGACGACCAGCCAACGTTGACGGCCCTGCCACAGCTGCCCCTGCACGGGCTCAGTAACCAGGAGGCAGTGGACCTGCTGGATTCCGTGTTCGCCGGGCGACTCGACGAGCAGGTCCGGGACCGCCTCGTGGCCGAGTCGCACGGCAACCCTCTCGCGCTGCTCGAACTCCCGAGAGAGTTGACCTCGGTCGGCGGGCCTCTCGCTGTCGGTCACCGCGCGTCGTCCAGACTGGCCGATCGCCTCGAAGACGGCTTCCTCGGCAAGCTGGAGGGTTTGTCGGCACCCGCCAGACAGTTGCTGGTGCTCGCGGCCGCCGATCCCGTGGGTGACGTCGACCTGGTGCATCGCGCCGGCCGGCAGCTCGGGATCGACGACCAGGACGTCTCGGACGCCGAGGCGACGGGGATGATCGAACTGCGCCACCGGGTGGAGTTCAGGCACCCGCTGGTGCGGTCCGCCGTCTACCGAACCGCCGGTCCGGAGGATCGTCGAGCCGCACACCAGGCGCTCGCCGACGTCACGGATCCGGTCCAGGACCCGGACCGGCACGCGTGGCATCGCTCCCGCGCAGCCCTCGGTCCCGACGAAGCAGTCGCCACCGCACTCGAGCAGTCCGCGGACCGCGCCCTCGGCCGTGGCGGCCTCACCGCGGCGGCAGGCTTCCTCGAAGCAGCCGCCACGTTGACACCCGAACCGGATCATCGAGCCCGGCGCTCGCTGGCGGCCGCACAGGCCAAGGCGTCGGCCGGCGCCTTCGGCGACGCGCTCTCCATGCTTGCCGAGGCACAGGCGGGCCTACTCGACGAGCTGGACAGCGCACGGGTGGATCTCTTACAAGCACAGATCTCCCACCACTCCGAAGGCGGGAATAAAGGACTCCCGCTGCTCCTCAGCGCCGCCTCACGGCTCGAACCGCTCGACCCGAGGCTTGCCCGGGAGACGTACCTCGACGCCTTCGCCGCGGCCATGTTCGCGGGACGACTCGCGTCGGGATCCGGCATCGGTATGCGCCAGGTCGCCGAAGCAATGCGCGGAATCCAACTGCCGGTCGCGCCCGACAAGTCCGATGCGCTGCTGCGCGGGATCGCTGAGCTGTTCACCGACGGCTACGCCGCGGCGGCACGCGGTCTGCTCGAGACCATTCACGCGTTCGGATCCGACGAACTCACGATCGACGAGTCGGTACGCTTCGCGTGGCTGGCGGCCTGCGCGGCGACAGATCTCTTCGACGATGCCAATTGGGGCGTCCTGACGCACCGTCACCTGACCGCGATTCGCGACATCGGCGCGCTCGCCGTACTGCCGGTCGCTCTCAACAGCCGCATCATCTACGACCTGTACAGCGGCGACCTGGCCGAAGCCGAAGCCTTGGTCGCGGAATGCGCCTGGGTCGCCGACGTAACCGGTGGGCAGAACACGATGATGCCGTATGGCGACGTCTGCCTGCGCGCGATCCGCGGCGACGCGGAACGAGCCGAACCGCAGTTCCACAAACTGCTGGAGGACGTCACGGCACGCGGCGAAGGGGTCGGCCTCAACATGATCGGCTGGTTCCAGGCCGTCATGTACAGCGGACTGGGACGCCACCCGGAAGCGTTGACCGCGGCCCGGATGGCCGCCGACTCCCCACTGGAGCTCGGGCCCCCGAAGTGGGCCCTTGCCGAGGTCGTCGAAGCCGGAGTGCACACCGGCAACACCGCAGAAGCGGCCCTCGCGTTCGAACAGCTCTCGGCCTTCACCCAGGCCAGCGGTACCGACGCCGCACGAGGGGTCGAGGCCGGTAGGCGAGCCCTGCTGCAGTCAGGCCGCGATGCCGAAGACTGTTACCGGGAGGAGGCCGAGAGGCTGGCGCGCACAACCCTCCAGGTCGAGCGCGCCCGCGCTCAGCTCCGGTACGGCGAGTGGCTGCGACGTGAGGACCGCCGCGGCGAGGCACGCACCCAACTGCGCCTGGCGTTCGAAACGTTCGGTGCCCTCGGCGTGGACGGGTTCGCGGAGCGCGCACGCCAGGAGCTCGGGGCGACGGGCGAGACCGTACGTCGGCGTACCAGCGAAGCCACCGGAAATCTCACCGCGCAGGAGACCCGGATCGCGCAGCTGGCAGTTGAAGGCCTCACCAACTCCGAGATCGGGGACGCGCTGTTCCTCAGCGCCCGCACGGTGGAATGGCACTTGCGCAAGGTGTACACCAAGCTCGGTGTGCAGTCCCGTCGACGGTTGCGCGAGTCACTCTCGGAGTCGCGCCCCGCCGCGAAGATGCCCTGATTCATTGGAGGTAGCGCTCCACCTGGTTCTCGGGACGAACCGCAGCCGTGTCCGGGTCAGCTCCTGCCGTCCGCAGTGCGCGGCGCTGCCGGAGCAGGTCCCAGCACTGGTCGAGTTCGACCTCCACGGCTCGCAGCCGCTCTGCCTGCGCGGCATGCTCGAGCGCGGGCCCTGGGCGATACGCACGCAGCTGGTGTTCTTCGTCGACAAGGCGCCGGATGGCGTCGTGGACGGACGAGTCGGAAGGCATCGCGTTCTCCTGTCGGGACGGTGCTGGTCAGCCGGTGAACTGGGCGTAGGTCTTGATCTCCTGGAACTCCTCCAGCGCGCGGATGCCGTTGAGCCGGCCGATTCCGCTCTGGTTGAACCCGCCCTCTTCGTACTCGTCCACGACCACCGCCCAGGTGTTGGTCCACACCGTGCCCGCGTGGAGCCGGCGACCGACGCGCCGCGGCCGGTCGGCGTCGCGGGTCCAGATCGCGGCGGCGAGCCCGTACTCGGTGCAATTGGCGAGCCGTACTGCGTCGTCCTCGGACTCGAAGGTCTCGAACGTGGCCACCGGACCGAACACCTCGCGCTGGACGATGTCGAGATCCGGGTCGTCGACGGCGACGAGGGATGGGTGGTAGTACGCACTGCCCGGCGAATGCTGGCCGCCGCGGACCAGCGTCGTACCGTGCTTGCCGGCCTCCTCGACGATCCGGTCGACCCGCAAGGCGTTCGCCGCGTCGATCATCGGCCCCATCTGGCTCTCCGGATCGTCCCCGGGGCCGACCCGGACGGCGGACAAGGACTCGACCATCCGATCGCGTAGCTCGTCCGCGACACCACGCTGTACCAGAATGCGGCTGCCCGTCATACAGAACTGGCCGGTGAACGTCGTGATCGCGGCAGTGAGGACGGGCACCGCCGCATCGAGATCGGCGTCGTCGAACACGATCATCGGTGTCTTGCCGCCCAGCTCGAGCGACAGTCGCTTGAGTTGCGGAGCGGCGTTCGCCATGATCTGGCGGCCGACGAGCGTGCTGCCGGTGTAGCTGAGTACGTCGACCTCGGGCGACGAGACCAGCAGCCGGGCCACCTCGCTCCCGGACTCCGTAAGCGACGACACCACGCCGGCGGGCAGGCTCGGGATCTCGCTGAGGAGGTTGTGGAACAGCCCGTTGACCATGGCGGTCTGTGACGGCAGCTTGACGACCGCGGTGCAACCGGCCGCTAGTGCGGGAGCCAGCGACCGCACGAGCAGGATCACCGGCGA containing:
- a CDS encoding DUF6510 family protein — translated: MPTFSAGFTGRNNRGDNRADLPPGQYETHDCPVLSAGPTQHVPLTYLDGNAAAGPLSELFDFDITMAVGRCVGCGSSMLMARCRMYVGPGLVLRCASCDHVLIRLVVVGDSSWLDMTGLACLHIDRSTT
- a CDS encoding VOC family protein, which gives rise to MSTVSLRLEVVTLPVADVDRSKEFYESLGWRLDNDRVVDGAFRTVQFTPPQSPASIQFGIGLTAAEPGSAARLMLVVDDIEAARADLMNRGVEVSGSYHYERVPGRSGEIESRVPGRDPAERSYFTYASFSDPDGNGWLLQEIKARLPGREWTSGDHGVPAAEVRRDAALQHDAFERVAAPRAWLDWYARYTHERAHGSTPDEAALAAYRYLSEEFRPAAQPGNRG
- a CDS encoding aldehyde dehydrogenase family protein, giving the protein MTVARQFLDGQLASSAKEGKSISPADGSVLGTYADADAQQGAEAIRAARRVFEESDWARDRRLRHRVLAELADAVERHRDELVLMLARENGKILKDAAFEVGLAAPKFQYYAALALSQGGRASEVSPGLHMSSVPEPIGVAGIITPWNSPVILLVRSLAPALAAGCTAVVKLPSQTAMVNGLFHNLLSEIPSLPAGVVSSLTESGSEVARLLVSSPEVDVLSYTGSTLVGRQIMANAAPQLKRLSLELGGKTPMIVFDDADLDAAVPVLTAAITTFTGQFCMTGSRILVQRGVADELRDRMVESLSAVRVGPGDDPESQMGPMIDAANALRVDRIVEEAGKHGTTLVRGGQHSPGSAYYHPSLVAVDDPDLDIVQREVFGPVATFETFESEDDAVRLANCTEYGLAAAIWTRDADRPRRVGRRLHAGTVWTNTWAVVVDEYEEGGFNQSGIGRLNGIRALEEFQEIKTYAQFTG
- a CDS encoding enoyl-CoA hydratase/isomerase family protein, with the protein product MNALQFHVTEISDAYWKASFGNGPVNLIDLDTIEQLADLVNRIEDAPALTVVVFDSPNTDFFMAHWDITADRAGLAAMKPGPTGLHPYVDNLVRLSKVPAVTVAAVRGRARGAGSEFLLATDIRFASETAVIGQVEVGLGAVPGGGAMARLSRLVGRARAAEIVFGADDFPADLAAIYGYVNRVVPDCELDDFVDRFARRVANFDKSVIVGVKALLDLASLPADEEFGPGMTAYLRTAWRPANVARIRRLLELGLQTPSGVELDLGRAVGETEVPQNETRSDGRPAG
- a CDS encoding AAA family ATPase, with product MTVSSGWPGLRGRQSECDSLLALLGEARDGRSQAMVLSGEAGIGKTALLNYLLQNADGYRVTRTAGVESEMELAFASLQQLCVPFTDGLNRLPPPQRTALDTTFGLASGVPPDRFVVGLGVLNLLSYAAEEQPLLCLVDDAQWLDQASAQTLEFVARRLRAEPVAIVFALRTTDDQPTLTALPQLPLHGLSNQEAVDLLDSVFAGRLDEQVRDRLVAESHGNPLALLELPRELTSVGGPLAVGHRASSRLADRLEDGFLGKLEGLSAPARQLLVLAAADPVGDVDLVHRAGRQLGIDDQDVSDAEATGMIELRHRVEFRHPLVRSAVYRTAGPEDRRAAHQALADVTDPVQDPDRHAWHRSRAALGPDEAVATALEQSADRALGRGGLTAAAGFLEAAATLTPEPDHRARRSLAAAQAKASAGAFGDALSMLAEAQAGLLDELDSARVDLLQAQISHHSEGGNKGLPLLLSAASRLEPLDPRLARETYLDAFAAAMFAGRLASGSGIGMRQVAEAMRGIQLPVAPDKSDALLRGIAELFTDGYAAAARGLLETIHAFGSDELTIDESVRFAWLAACAATDLFDDANWGVLTHRHLTAIRDIGALAVLPVALNSRIIYDLYSGDLAEAEALVAECAWVADVTGGQNTMMPYGDVCLRAIRGDAERAEPQFHKLLEDVTARGEGVGLNMIGWFQAVMYSGLGRHPEALTAARMAADSPLELGPPKWALAEVVEAGVHTGNTAEAALAFEQLSAFTQASGTDAARGVEAGRRALLQSGRDAEDCYREEAERLARTTLQVERARAQLRYGEWLRREDRRGEARTQLRLAFETFGALGVDGFAERARQELGATGETVRRRTSEATGNLTAQETRIAQLAVEGLTNSEIGDALFLSARTVEWHLRKVYTKLGVQSRRRLRESLSESRPAAKMP
- a CDS encoding DUF2630 family protein, whose translation is MPSDSSVHDAIRRLVDEEHQLRAYRPGPALEHAAQAERLRAVEVELDQCWDLLRQRRALRTAGADPDTAAVRPENQVERYLQ
- a CDS encoding AAA family ATPase, with amino-acid sequence MKSGRRRPRLRGRRDECEKLDRLVASARLGGHGALVLGGAPGIGKSALLDYAAAAAVDCRTLRVTGVESQMELAFAGLHELCEPLLPLLDRLPGPQADALTTAFGLREGMPPDQFLIGLAISTLLSVSVADGPLVCLVDDAQWLDLASARTLAFVARRLTSQSGVGSVALVVTVREGEPAGIWAGLPRLTLEGLSAPAARAMLESTVRGRLDARVRERILAEAHGNPLALLELPRWFTATELSFGPAPENWAGHGSLTSRMEEGYRRRLELLPHASRLLLVIAAAEPIGDIRLLWRAAKRLGLGVDAARPAERAGLIELRETVRFRHPLVRSVAYRSVTVGERQAAHRALAESTDSLADPDRRAWHLASAATGPDEAVAAQLEQSADRALAQGGLAAAAAFLERAAVLTPEATHRVQRRLNAAQAMMHAGTLEAASQLLAVTEHGPLDELQRARLDVLRAQIGLASNQVREALPLLVNAARRLEPLDVELALDSYVDAFTAAWFAGHLATDPGARAVALMVRDVPRPSRPRRGDDLLRALAARIEGGQSAAVPMLRSSIQAYDSDDIPVQEAVRFLWLATAVAIDLRDSEAWERLAVRHLRITRDAGAVSALPLALHSRGFVDLFAGDLPAAAALVHEADVATELAQSRMTPYGAIGLAAFTGQDEHATLVAAQRDAAARGEGLSVSLIHWAKAMLSNSHRHYPAALESARAGAAHPEEMVVRSWSLVELVEAAARTGDTDAAAGAAEELAASARTSGTDWALGVAARSEAQLDGPRSEELYREAVDRLERTKLRAESARTRLLFGEWLRRAGRRLEAREHLRSAHDAMSEMGMEAFADRARRELGATGETVRRQTETQQELTSQELHIARLAADGLTNAEIASELYISPRTVEWHLRKIFTKLSVTARRQLTGALRGMSAGS